The DNA window CCTGGTCCAGCAGCCTGCCGAGGCCCTCGCAGATCCCGCGGAGGTGGGAGCGGTAGGGCTCGGCCGGGCCGTAGAGCGCGGCCAGGAAGTCGCAGTTGGCCACGTGGCTGAAGACGTGGTTGATGCGGCCGTGGGACTTGGCGGTCAGGTGCGGGCCGGCGGCCTGGTGCAGCAGGTCACGACACTCCTGCAGCCCGGCCACCAGCACGCGCCGGTCGAACGTGAAGGCCACCTGGTGGAAGCTGAGCGCGGTCAGGGCCAGGCCGCGGGCCCTCTGGCGGAAGCGCCCCAGCAGCTCCAGCTCTCGGCTGCCCAGCTGCCCGGCGCGCAGCAGCACGCCCAGCTTCACGACCACCTTGACCAGGTTCTTCACCACCTTCTGCGCCTCCTTGCGGCTGCGCGTGAACTCCTTGGTGGCCCGGTACAGCTCGTCCAGCACCTGGCTGCTGGTGTCGTCCAGGAGCACGGCCACCGTGGCCTTGGACGCCATCTTGCTCAGGACCTTCTTCTGGGCCTGCAGGGCCAGACTCTTGGTGCTGAAGGTGTCCATGGGCCCTGCTGGGGCAGACAGACCACGCGTCAGCCGCCCCGCCTCGAGTGCCCGCTGCCCTTCCCGTCTGTGGACGCCTGGACGGGGAGGGCTGTGGACAGACAGCCCCAGCAGACCCTGAGGGGCACAGGGgcatctttctctttaaaaagagTAAGAGGTGTTGGAGTCAAAGGAAGGACTGCGGAATGGTGGACCGGGAAGGCCTTCTAACTGCGCCGTCCACAGCGCCCGCTGCAGCCCCCCAAAGCCCCTGCGCCCGGCCGTGAGCTGAGGGGCTCAGGGCGAGTGGCTGCGGGATCCTGGCCCCTGTCCTGCCCCCCCAGTCCCCAGTCCCCTCCACAGCTCGATGAGAGGGACCTGGGGAGCAGCCCCCTTGCCCAGCCCCCTCCCTGCAGGCCATGACAGACAGACGGACAGCTGGACAGAGAGCTCGGAGGCTGCGGGGTCAGAACAGGCTGCGGGCAGCCCGGGCAGTGGGCTCTGCGCTGCTCCCACTTCCCACTgctgcccgccagggcccaggcgAGGGCCAGGTGCGGCGGGCCAGCTGGGGAGCAGGGTCTCTGTGCCCCCGTTCTCTGCCTGGACCTTCGTGCCAGCGGCCCTGGGCTCCCCGACTGCCCGGCTGCAGGGCTGGCACCGCCCTTCTGCTGGAGACCAGCGGGCAGCTCCGCGGGCCCCAGGGCTGCCGCCTCCCTGGGTGACCCCTGGGTACCTCCCAAGGCCCCGGCCCAGCCCCTGCCCTCCCTGGAGACCACCCCT is part of the Callospermophilus lateralis isolate mCalLat2 chromosome 1, mCalLat2.hap1, whole genome shotgun sequence genome and encodes:
- the Tnfaip8l1 gene encoding tumor necrosis factor alpha-induced protein 8-like protein 1; amino-acid sequence: MDTFSTKSLALQAQKKVLSKMASKATVAVLLDDTSSQVLDELYRATKEFTRSRKEAQKVVKNLVKVVVKLGVLLRAGQLGSRELELLGRFRQRARGLALTALSFHQVAFTFDRRVLVAGLQECRDLLHQAAGPHLTAKSHGRINHVFSHVANCDFLAALYGPAEPYRSHLRGICEGLGRLLDQDSI